The candidate division KSB1 bacterium genomic sequence TCGAGTATTAAAAAGCAAATCAAAGAGTTGAAAGTCGAGCGGGACAAAGCCTTGGAAGCGCACGATCATAAGCAGCTCAAAAATGTCCGCCGCCAAATCAAGAAACTTAAACACAAAATCCGCCGGGCAACAGTTTAAATACTCCTCCGCTGCGAAGCCAAATTCAATTATGAAGCTATTCTTTCTGATTGCTCTTCTTTCTTTTGTGAACACGGTTTCATCTGAGTCCAATGCGGTAACCGTCACTTATGTTGCCAATGAAGGGGTTCTGATTCAAAGTGGCAGCAAGCAGGTTTTGATCGACGCTTTGCACAAGCCTTACCTTTCTGAGTACCTGGCGACTCCTCAAAAAATTCTTCACACCATGATGGCCAATCGCCCCCCTTTTGAGGATATTGAACTACTTCTGGTTTCTCATATTCATGGTGACCACTTCAACGCCGAACTAGTGGGCGAATATCTTCAGGTTTCCAAAACAACGCGTCTGTTTACCACACTTCAGGCGAAGTCGCAGCTTGCAAACACCTTTTCCGGTTTCGCAAATATTACTGACAAAACTCAGGTCATTCGATACCACGCTGAGATGGATACCTCCTTTTCGGCAAAAGGAATCCAGGTGAGGATGGTGCGAATCGCGCATGGGGGCGGGAGAGGGTCGGCAATGCAAAATGTTGGCCATATTGTCGAACTGGGTGGTCTAAAATTC encodes the following:
- a CDS encoding MBL fold metallo-hydrolase — encoded protein: MKLFFLIALLSFVNTVSSESNAVTVTYVANEGVLIQSGSKQVLIDALHKPYLSEYLATPQKILHTMMANRPPFEDIELLLVSHIHGDHFNAELVGEYLQVSKTTRLFTTLQAKSQLANTFSGFANITDKTQVIRYHAEMDTSFSAKGIQVRMVRIAHGGGRGSAMQNVGHIVELGGLKFLHIGDPSYGKIDFERLQLFRDKIDVAILPFWFLTAAKGREIIDQLIKPAYLIAVHVPPKDVNSITREIAKYYPEAVVFSKPNEQQHYNNDID